A portion of the Granulosicoccus antarcticus IMCC3135 genome contains these proteins:
- a CDS encoding NUDIX hydrolase: MSDGFCMLCGQPVVLQIPEGDNRQRKVCTGCDHIHYENPKNVVGCLLEWRGKVLLCKRAIEPQLGYWTLPAGFMENEESTLEGAAREAYEEATAQCDDLRLFAVYNLPRISQVYLMFYGRLRDGFAEANEETLEVGLFDESEIPWDELAFPVVTETLTRFYEMRDQRDRRVYSADILSKPGAAMDVVRHPD; encoded by the coding sequence ATGAGTGATGGATTTTGCATGCTCTGCGGGCAACCGGTAGTACTACAGATACCCGAAGGTGATAACCGTCAGCGCAAGGTTTGCACGGGCTGCGATCATATCCATTACGAGAATCCGAAAAATGTCGTCGGTTGCTTGCTGGAATGGCGTGGCAAAGTGCTGTTGTGCAAACGGGCGATCGAGCCGCAGCTGGGCTACTGGACTCTGCCGGCAGGTTTTATGGAAAACGAGGAGAGCACCCTGGAAGGGGCGGCGCGTGAAGCTTATGAAGAGGCCACGGCACAATGCGATGATCTGCGCCTGTTTGCTGTCTACAATCTGCCGCGCATCAGCCAGGTGTATCTGATGTTCTACGGGCGTCTGCGTGATGGATTTGCGGAGGCCAATGAAGAGACCCTCGAAGTGGGCCTTTTCGATGAGTCAGAAATTCCCTGGGACGAGCTGGCTTTTCCGGTGGTCACCGAAACACTGACGCGTTTTTACGAGATGCGTGATCAGCGCGATAGACGTGTCTATTCGGCTGACATTCTGAGCAAGCCAGGGGCGGCA
- a CDS encoding acyl-CoA thioesterase has product MSVSASERPSVLPEGKLLYQCDFPIRWGDMDALGHVNNTVYFRYFEQTRLEWYEQSGFGSLSSKDKSILIVDNHAEYLKPVVYPAHVTIRMGAHSPGRSSFISTYTLAVGDVLYTRASSKVVWVDIKAGKSTPMPEAAREMFASDSDSHE; this is encoded by the coding sequence ATGTCTGTCAGCGCTTCTGAACGTCCCTCTGTATTGCCTGAAGGCAAGCTGCTTTACCAGTGTGATTTCCCGATACGCTGGGGTGATATGGATGCCCTGGGTCATGTCAACAATACTGTCTACTTTCGCTACTTCGAACAGACGCGGCTTGAGTGGTACGAACAGAGCGGCTTTGGCTCGCTGAGTAGTAAGGACAAGAGCATTCTGATTGTCGACAACCATGCCGAATACCTCAAGCCGGTTGTCTACCCCGCGCATGTGACGATTCGAATGGGGGCTCATTCGCCAGGCCGAAGCTCTTTTATCAGCACCTACACGCTGGCTGTGGGGGATGTGCTGTACACGCGCGCAAGCTCCAAAGTAGTGTGGGTGGACATCAAGGCCGGTAAGTCGACCCCCATGCCAGAGGCTGCCCGGGAGATGTTCGCATCGGACAGTGATTCCCATGAGTGA
- a CDS encoding putative bifunctional diguanylate cyclase/phosphodiesterase, whose translation MRSINPFSASPVAGSEVSTIDLGLANASGLQDFLLMEQDLRTAIKTRALALHYQPLFTIQDQKILGFEALLRWRHAERGYISPTEFIPLAEETGMIFGLGEWVLEQACADALAWGGGRKIAVNLSSIQFRDPNLPATIGAIIKRSGLPADRLELEVNAGVLIEDTDAVMGMLVEIRALGVRISMDDFGTGFSSLSSLKRFPFDKIKIGRAFVSQLLADNEDGVTVKAILALGHSMGMVASAEGVESAEQFDYLHLEGCDEAQGFLLGRPMPFEYALALCNVPDVTGSEQQISTLDGHFPLLGGAQH comes from the coding sequence ATGCGATCAATAAATCCTTTCAGTGCAAGTCCCGTTGCAGGATCAGAAGTCTCGACAATAGACTTGGGTCTGGCAAATGCATCCGGTTTGCAGGATTTCCTGTTGATGGAGCAAGATTTACGTACGGCGATCAAGACAAGGGCACTGGCGCTGCATTATCAGCCCTTGTTCACTATTCAGGATCAGAAAATCCTGGGTTTTGAGGCATTACTGCGCTGGCGGCATGCCGAGCGAGGCTATATATCGCCGACCGAATTCATACCGCTGGCCGAGGAGACCGGTATGATTTTCGGACTGGGAGAGTGGGTATTGGAACAGGCCTGCGCCGATGCGCTTGCGTGGGGCGGCGGGCGCAAGATTGCCGTCAATCTGTCTTCCATACAATTCCGTGATCCGAATTTGCCCGCAACAATTGGGGCCATCATCAAACGTTCAGGCCTGCCGGCGGATCGGTTGGAGCTTGAAGTCAATGCAGGGGTGCTGATCGAGGATACCGATGCTGTTATGGGCATGCTGGTGGAGATCAGAGCACTGGGTGTGCGTATTTCCATGGATGATTTTGGAACCGGTTTTTCCAGTCTCAGTAGCCTGAAGCGATTTCCGTTTGACAAGATCAAGATTGGACGCGCCTTCGTCAGTCAGTTGTTGGCCGATAATGAAGATGGAGTCACCGTGAAAGCCATTCTTGCCCTGGGTCACAGCATGGGTATGGTGGCCTCGGCAGAAGGAGTGGAATCTGCCGAGCAATTTGACTATCTGCACCTTGAAGGTTGCGATGAGGCGCAGGGATTCTTGCTGGGTAGGCCGATGCCGTTCGAATATGCTCTGGCCTTATGCAATGTGCCGGATGTGACAGGCAGTGAGCAGCAGATATCCACGCTCGATGGCCACTTCCCACTGTTGGGTGGCGCTCAGCACTGA